The following are encoded together in the Ooceraea biroi isolate clonal line C1 chromosome 2, Obir_v5.4, whole genome shotgun sequence genome:
- the LOC105282918 gene encoding putative fatty acyl-CoA reductase CG5065, which yields MGTTNAQTNSGHASDEAHSRGGSIDTFFAETVILLTGATGFLGKALLEKLLRSCPRVATIFILIRPKKDQSVEERFKELLENPVFDRIRSEFPAALSKIFPVKGDVGLPELGLQPADKDLLIQRVNIVFHSAATVRFDEPLKVAVNLNTRGTDRMLDLCKRMTNLISVIHVSTAYSNADRREIGELIYTTQVKPYTVIDMCENLDDETIEIIEKRLIGKHPNTYTLTKGLAEQIVMSKGKGLPIAIVRPSIVCAAYQEPFPGWIDNVCGITGIMTEIGRGTIRSIVCDANLVVDVVPVDFVVDTLICASWHNVMQHTDVIKIYNCTSSVVHPITWREFGYLTRKHAIESPSKYVMWYPDFTFRTNKFIHAIMVATLHFLPAFIVDLILRVQGCKPIMMKITKRFERAAKTGEFFAMNEWKFYAENMTKLVKFVKASEGCNDFNVDIKSLDWDTYLHQYMLGIRKYILKDNPDTLNKARNRLSRLYWMHKLSKVFSIFVLLGMIKCAGR from the exons ATGGGAACGACGAACGCACAAACCAATTCGGGACATGCGAGCGACGAGGCACACTCGAGGGGAGGCTCGATCGACACGTTCTTCGCCGAGACGGTGATCCTCCTGACCGGCGCTACCGGCTTCCTCGGGAAGGCCCTTCTGGAGAAGTTGCTGCGCTCGTGTCCCCGCGTGGCCACgattttcattctgatccgtCCGAAGAAGGACCAGTCCGTCGAAGAGCGCTTCAAGGAACTATTGGAGAACCCT GTCTTTGACAGGATACGATCGGAATTTCCTGCCGCCCTCAGCAAGATCTTCCCCGTGAAGGGTGATGTGGGCCTGCCGGAGCTCGGGCTCCAACCCGCGGACAAGGATCTCTTGATCCAGAGAGTTAATATCGTCTTTCATAGCGCGGCCACGGTGCGCTTTGACGAGCCGCTAAAAGTGGCGGTTAATCTCAACACACGGGGCACGGATCGCATGTTGGATTTATGCAAGCGCATGACGAACCTCATCAGCGTCATTCACGTCAGCACAGCCTACAGTAATGCCGATCGACGAGAAATCGGAGAGTTGATATACAC CACACAGGTGAAACCGTACACGGTGATCGACATGTGCGAAAATTTAGATGACGAGACGATAGAAATAATAGAGAAGAGATTGATCGGCAAGCATCCCAACACGTATACTTTGACCAAGGGTCTGGCGGAGCAGATCGTAATGTCTAAAGGAAAGGGTCTACCGATTGCGATCGTACGACCAAGTATCGTCTGTGCTGCGTATCAGGAACCATTTCCGGGCTGGATAGACAACGTCTGCGGTATTACAG GTATAATGACGGAGATAGGTAGAGGCACCATTCGAAGTATCGTGTGTGACGCAAACTTAGTAGTAGACGTTGTACCTGTCGATTTCGTGGTCGATACATTGATCTGCGCGTCCTGGCATAATGTCATGCAACATACAGATGTGATTAAGATTTATAATTGCACCAGCAGCGTGGTGCATCCTATCAC ATGGCGCGAATTTGGATATCTCACGAGAAAACATGCTATAGAATCCCCGTCAAAGTACGTGATGTGGTATCCGGATTTCACGTTTAggacaaataaatttattcatgctATCATGGTAGCTACATTGCACTTTTTGCCCGCGTTCATCGTAGACCTTATATTAAGGGTACAAGGCTGCAAACCAAT AATGATGAAAATTACCAAACGATTCGAGCGCGCCGCTAAAACCGGCGAGTTCTTCGCGATGAATGAATGGAAATTTTACGCGGAGAATATGACGAAGCTGGTGAAATTTGTGAAAGCGTCGGAAGGCTGTAATGATTTCAATGTAGATATCAAAAGTTTAGATTGGGATACGTATTTGCATCAGTACATGCTaggaattagaaaatatattttgaaggACAATCCAGATACGTTAAATAAAGCTCGGAACCGTTTATCGAG GTTGTATTGGATGCACAAGCTATCCAAAGTATTCAGCATATTCGTGTTACTAGGAATGATCAAATGTGCCGGTCGGTGA